In Desulfonatronospira thiodismutans ASO3-1, a single window of DNA contains:
- a CDS encoding Lpp/OprI family alanine-zipper lipoprotein, with translation MFRKFLIPLFCMLCLVGLTFMGGCATKSQLEEVRTQAEQAETRADEAHTRADEAWNKADEAEVKAGEAVGIAEECCKDLDAMLQEVKDAAERAEQAAEKSERIFDKMLQK, from the coding sequence ATGTTCAGAAAATTTTTGATCCCGCTTTTTTGTATGCTTTGTCTCGTTGGTCTGACCTTTATGGGCGGTTGCGCAACCAAGAGTCAGCTGGAAGAAGTCAGGACACAGGCCGAGCAGGCCGAAACCAGGGCGGATGAGGCTCACACCCGGGCGGACGAAGCCTGGAACAAGGCTGATGAGGCAGAGGTGAAAGCCGGAGAGGCTGTTGGAATTGCCGAGGAGTGCTGCAAGGACCTTGATGCCATGCTCCAGGAAGTAAAGGACGCGGCGGAAAGGGCTGAACAGGCAGCTGAAAAATCCGAGAGGATTTTTGACAAGATGCTGCAAAAATAA
- a CDS encoding diacylglycerol/polyprenol kinase family protein, whose protein sequence is MPDPQKHDMHGRHDSGFLPLRRELMRKSLHVLALVIPAAMLLLGKPPSIVIFGGLAFLGIVLDIIRAGKAPLNYWIVNFFGSLMRPREKELPQGRVVVNGATWAMLSAFLLVLFFPVQVAAFAFTIFMLGDAAAALAGRRMGRIRLGKSPKTLEGSLAFLATALLISLVFPGIYFWHGAASSLAACIAEAAPLPLDDNLRVPLVAALTMLAVQHL, encoded by the coding sequence ATGCCTGACCCACAAAAACACGACATGCACGGCCGGCATGACTCAGGATTTCTACCCTTAAGGCGCGAACTGATGCGCAAGTCCCTGCATGTTCTGGCACTTGTAATTCCGGCCGCCATGCTCCTGCTGGGCAAGCCGCCTTCTATAGTGATATTCGGAGGCCTTGCTTTTCTGGGTATTGTACTTGATATAATCAGGGCCGGCAAAGCCCCCTTGAACTACTGGATTGTGAATTTTTTCGGCTCTCTTATGCGCCCCAGGGAAAAAGAACTGCCGCAGGGCAGGGTGGTTGTCAACGGTGCAACCTGGGCCATGCTCTCGGCCTTTCTTCTGGTCCTCTTTTTTCCCGTACAGGTGGCGGCATTCGCCTTTACCATATTCATGCTGGGAGACGCTGCCGCCGCCCTGGCCGGACGCCGTATGGGCCGCATCCGCCTGGGCAAAAGCCCCAAGACTCTGGAAGGATCCCTGGCCTTTCTGGCGACCGCCCTGCTCATCTCACTGGTGTTTCCGGGAATATACTTCTGGCATGGCGCAGCTTCTTCCCTGGCCGCCTGCATTGCTGAAGCCGCACCACTTCCCCTGGACGACAACCTGCGGGTCCCCCTGGTTGCGGCCCTGACAATGCTGGCTGTACAGCATTTGTAA
- a CDS encoding sigma-54 interaction domain-containing protein yields MSVDTSDIIGKSRVLRDVFNMLAKVAPTETTVLVAGESGTGKELLVRALHRNSQRRDKPMVPVNCGAIPKELLESELFGHEKGAFTHAVRSRAGRFEMAEGGTLFLDEIGELDMSLQVKILRFLQEKEFERVGGSKSIKADVRVIAATNRNLEEEVKSGCFREDLFYRLNVIPIELPPLRRRGDDVLLLAEHFLDKYSRGSKPLGISSGARDLLLNYPWPGNVRELENFMERMSILCDNNEIKPADLPEKVLQAGGIEPEFRPDQGDGFKWPSLKDMQESGLDLKDFLENIEDRLLLEALENSEWVKNQAAEVLGIKRTTLIEKLKKKDLAPGSSTQIDK; encoded by the coding sequence ATGAGCGTTGATACTTCAGATATTATCGGGAAGAGCAGGGTGTTGAGGGATGTGTTTAATATGCTGGCCAAGGTTGCGCCTACTGAGACAACGGTTCTGGTTGCCGGGGAGTCGGGCACAGGCAAGGAGTTATTGGTACGCGCCCTGCACAGGAATAGTCAGCGCCGGGATAAACCCATGGTTCCGGTTAATTGCGGGGCTATTCCCAAGGAGCTTCTGGAGTCCGAGCTTTTCGGGCATGAAAAGGGGGCATTCACGCATGCAGTGCGCTCAAGGGCGGGACGTTTTGAAATGGCAGAAGGCGGGACTCTTTTCCTGGACGAAATAGGCGAACTGGATATGAGCCTGCAGGTCAAGATATTGCGTTTTCTGCAGGAAAAGGAGTTTGAAAGGGTAGGCGGTTCCAAAAGCATCAAGGCTGACGTTCGTGTGATAGCCGCCACCAACAGGAATCTGGAGGAAGAGGTAAAATCCGGGTGTTTTCGAGAGGACCTGTTCTACCGTTTGAACGTGATTCCCATAGAACTGCCTCCCCTGCGCAGGCGGGGCGACGATGTCCTGCTTCTGGCTGAACACTTTCTGGACAAATACAGCCGCGGAAGCAAGCCCCTGGGCATTTCCTCCGGGGCAAGGGATCTGCTGCTCAACTATCCCTGGCCGGGCAATGTGCGGGAACTGGAAAATTTCATGGAGCGCATGAGTATTCTGTGTGACAACAATGAAATAAAGCCTGCAGATCTGCCGGAGAAAGTGCTCCAGGCCGGGGGAATAGAACCGGAGTTCAGGCCGGACCAAGGGGATGGTTTTAAGTGGCCCAGCCTGAAAGATATGCAGGAAAGCGGTCTGGATCTCAAGGATTTTCTGGAGAATATCGAGGACAGGCTGCTTCTGGAGGCCCTGGAAAATTCTGAATGGGTGAAGAACCAGGCTGCCGAGGTCCTGGGCATCAAGAGGACCACTCTGATTGAAAAACTTAAAAAAAAGGATCTTGCGCCAGGATCGTCCACCCAGATAGATAAATGA
- a CDS encoding glycerophosphodiester phosphodiesterase family protein has protein sequence MQIKKQASNIISDLGRCFRPLFIYHIFFSILAVMLLAPASAWITTKVLTTTGHPMISHQEMLDFFLSPAGLAWVLAGGTLTVLIVFIHHAGMIYISSRSCSGRYRLASSALVRVGRNLPSLLALALIQVAAHLLIAAPFIIVMGLAWLILLGDYDPYFLISQKPPIFWIYCAVCTPVALGMLVCNGILYLRWFMALPIVLLEGAGPWNALRRSSGLARGWIKPVAVLVLGLALLILTLPGIIAVLFDTLGGLFLGLLPENFTVLVPAVLFFTSFYIVLAVMLSFAGTAANSLLVFNVYKDTTGFEPFRESVFAPRRSRILAWSAELVLLVFALVQAGFIVHSFFDFQDHVYISAHRGSSMLAPENTIPAIERAIVDGADYVEIDVRLTADKVPVLLHDRDLRRVAGKPVPIWELDLKEVQRLDAGSWFHPRFAGVGIPTLEEVIEVVGDRARIYLEIKPSRHTPDLTRIVVELLQEKDYVDQVLLGAMDPEVLKEARNLEPELRTSLFVHTAIGEPDRSLLDALGLRAAITTVEDIQRAHRHGHELHVWTVNDRREMSRFIDMGVDNIITDRPEVLAELLRERAELSNAELLLVKLRHWLRD, from the coding sequence TTGCAGATAAAAAAACAGGCCTCGAACATCATATCAGACCTTGGGCGCTGCTTCCGGCCCCTTTTTATATATCACATTTTTTTCAGCATTCTGGCTGTCATGCTGCTGGCACCCGCCTCGGCCTGGATCACTACCAAAGTCCTGACAACCACCGGCCACCCCATGATCAGCCACCAGGAGATGCTGGATTTTTTCCTGTCCCCTGCAGGACTGGCCTGGGTGCTGGCCGGGGGCACTCTGACAGTGCTTATAGTCTTCATACACCATGCCGGGATGATCTACATCTCCTCCAGGTCCTGCAGCGGTCGCTACCGCCTGGCATCCTCGGCCCTTGTCCGGGTGGGGCGCAATCTGCCCTCACTATTGGCCCTGGCACTCATCCAGGTGGCGGCACACCTGCTCATTGCGGCCCCATTCATAATCGTCATGGGCCTGGCCTGGCTCATTTTGCTGGGGGACTATGACCCGTACTTCCTTATCTCCCAGAAGCCGCCCATTTTCTGGATATATTGCGCTGTATGTACTCCAGTAGCCCTTGGCATGCTTGTCTGCAACGGCATTCTTTATCTTCGCTGGTTCATGGCCCTGCCAATAGTTCTGCTGGAAGGAGCCGGCCCCTGGAATGCCTTGCGGCGAAGCTCCGGACTGGCCAGGGGCTGGATCAAACCTGTGGCGGTTCTTGTGCTTGGCCTGGCCCTTTTGATTTTGACCCTGCCAGGCATTATAGCTGTCCTTTTTGATACTCTGGGCGGGCTCTTCCTGGGGCTTCTGCCGGAAAATTTCACTGTTCTGGTGCCTGCAGTACTCTTTTTCACCAGCTTTTACATCGTCCTGGCCGTAATGCTCAGTTTTGCCGGCACAGCGGCCAACAGCCTGCTCGTATTCAACGTCTACAAAGATACAACCGGTTTTGAACCTTTCCGGGAAAGCGTCTTTGCTCCGAGACGAAGCAGAATACTGGCCTGGAGCGCTGAACTCGTCCTCCTGGTATTTGCACTGGTCCAGGCCGGCTTCATAGTGCACTCTTTTTTCGATTTCCAGGACCACGTCTACATAAGCGCCCACAGGGGCAGCTCCATGCTGGCCCCGGAAAACACCATCCCGGCCATTGAAAGGGCAATTGTGGACGGTGCGGATTATGTGGAAATTGATGTCCGCCTTACTGCTGACAAAGTGCCCGTACTTCTGCACGACCGTGATTTACGCCGGGTGGCGGGCAAACCGGTCCCTATCTGGGAGCTGGACCTCAAAGAAGTACAGCGCCTGGACGCCGGCTCCTGGTTTCATCCCAGGTTTGCAGGGGTGGGCATCCCCACCCTGGAGGAAGTCATCGAGGTAGTGGGGGACCGGGCCAGAATCTACCTGGAAATAAAGCCCAGCCGGCACACCCCGGATCTGACCCGTATCGTGGTGGAGCTTTTGCAGGAAAAGGACTACGTAGACCAGGTCCTTCTGGGGGCAATGGATCCCGAGGTCCTGAAAGAAGCCAGAAATCTCGAGCCTGAGCTTAGAACTTCCCTTTTTGTACATACAGCCATTGGCGAGCCGGATCGCAGCCTCCTGGACGCCCTGGGTCTGCGCGCGGCCATTACCACGGTGGAGGATATCCAGAGGGCCCACCGGCACGGCCATGAACTGCACGTCTGGACAGTGAACGACAGGCGGGAGATGTCCAGGTTCATAGACATGGGCGTGGACAATATCATTACCGACCGACCAGAGGTCCTGGCCGAACTGCTCCGGGAGCGGGCAGAACTGTCCAATGCCGAACTTCTTCTGGTGAAGCTGCGCCACTGGCTCAGGGACTAA
- the sfsA gene encoding DNA/RNA nuclease SfsA, with translation MQRSKHNTVFLDTSCVQAVFQSREKRFTVHGLINGAAVAAHTNNSGSMMGLLRPGRDILLSPAANPARKLPYTLEMVHTGQFWVGVNTHTPNRMLRLAWQNSLIPELKGFEHFRSEAVIGDSRLDAVLHGTGGRLWIEAKNVTLMEEEKAYFPDAVSKRASKHMQELMLMAEAGYQTACFYLVQRPDCRCFGPADFIDPEFADVFRQAVRQGLMVLAYDTIIDPEGITLYRPLPLKF, from the coding sequence ATGCAGAGAAGTAAGCATAATACCGTTTTTCTTGACACGAGTTGTGTGCAGGCGGTTTTTCAATCCAGGGAAAAACGCTTCACCGTCCATGGACTTATAAACGGCGCTGCTGTTGCCGCACACACCAACAACTCCGGTTCCATGATGGGCCTTTTGCGGCCGGGCCGGGATATCCTGCTCTCCCCTGCAGCAAATCCGGCCCGCAAGCTGCCCTACACGCTGGAAATGGTGCACACTGGCCAATTCTGGGTGGGGGTCAATACACACACTCCCAACCGTATGCTCAGGCTGGCCTGGCAGAACAGCCTGATCCCTGAACTCAAGGGCTTTGAACATTTCCGCTCCGAAGCCGTGATCGGGGACAGCCGTCTGGATGCAGTCCTGCACGGAACCGGTGGGCGACTGTGGATTGAAGCCAAGAATGTGACTCTCATGGAGGAAGAAAAGGCATATTTTCCGGATGCGGTGAGCAAGAGAGCATCAAAGCACATGCAGGAGCTTATGCTCATGGCTGAGGCGGGTTATCAGACAGCCTGTTTTTACTTAGTGCAAAGGCCCGATTGCCGCTGCTTCGGCCCGGCCGACTTTATCGACCCGGAGTTTGCGGATGTTTTTAGACAGGCAGTCCGGCAGGGCCTTATGGTCCTGGCCTACGATACAATAATCGACCCGGAGGGAATCACCCTCTACAGGCCATTGCCTCTGAAATTTTGA
- a CDS encoding L,D-transpeptidase family protein, with protein sequence MQSHRIEQGETLLDIARKYGLGYNEISLKHPELDPWVPEEGLKIDIPTTWILPPTRHGEIVINLPEMRLYRFYRDIDMVRTYPVGIGRDGFETPPGDARVQKRVEDPSWTVPPSAREGFSRVVVPPGPDNPLGGYWIGLSRDSLGIHGTNFPWGVGRKVSRGCIRLYPEHIQQFFYDVEAGAKVEIIYEPVKLGLRGGDIFLEVHPDVYGKIADMHSHVWDLLQASGLAPWVDLSEAGRVLEEKKGVPAVVTNSDMPGFIPGDEWCLILSSTIQIKGGCICSENF encoded by the coding sequence ATGCAGTCTCACAGAATAGAACAGGGAGAAACTCTGCTGGATATTGCCAGAAAATACGGCCTGGGTTATAATGAAATTTCCCTGAAGCATCCAGAACTGGATCCCTGGGTGCCGGAGGAAGGCCTGAAAATCGATATTCCCACCACATGGATTCTTCCTCCCACCAGGCATGGGGAAATCGTGATCAACCTTCCAGAAATGCGCCTATACCGGTTTTACAGGGATATCGACATGGTCAGAACTTACCCGGTGGGCATAGGCCGGGATGGATTTGAGACTCCGCCCGGGGATGCCAGGGTACAAAAACGAGTTGAAGACCCCTCCTGGACAGTGCCGCCTTCTGCCAGGGAGGGCTTTAGCAGAGTGGTGGTTCCGCCGGGACCGGACAACCCCCTGGGTGGGTACTGGATAGGACTTTCCAGGGACAGCCTGGGCATCCACGGGACCAACTTTCCCTGGGGGGTGGGACGAAAGGTCAGCCGGGGATGCATCCGATTGTATCCGGAACATATCCAGCAGTTTTTTTACGATGTTGAGGCTGGGGCAAAGGTGGAGATCATTTATGAACCGGTCAAGTTGGGCCTTAGAGGAGGTGATATCTTTCTGGAGGTGCACCCCGATGTATACGGCAAAATAGCGGATATGCATTCCCATGTCTGGGATCTGCTTCAGGCCAGCGGACTCGCCCCCTGGGTGGATCTGAGCGAGGCGGGACGGGTGCTCGAGGAAAAAAAGGGGGTGCCTGCAGTTGTTACCAACAGCGATATGCCGGGCTTTATTCCTGGTGATGAATGGTGTTTAATACTTTCTTCAACAATACAGATAAAAGGAGGTTGTATATGTTCAGAAAATTTTTGA
- a CDS encoding class I SAM-dependent methyltransferase — protein sequence MGTHCRVCLGKELDFFYRQEDLVYWSCSSCQAVLLDEKKLPDAHEELKRYQEHNNYPVDAGYRNFLNRLASPLLQKIPGRSLGLDYGCGPGPALSVILKKAGHRVELYDPFFYPDKIVLEQKYSFITCSEVVEHFHRPYEEFVRLDKMLCPGGWLGIMTCFFLPGHDFGQWHYRRDPTHVVFYQPQTFHLLAGMFGWSCEIPVPNVVLMQKNRF from the coding sequence ATGGGTACTCATTGCCGGGTCTGCCTTGGAAAAGAACTGGACTTTTTTTATCGGCAGGAAGATCTTGTATACTGGAGCTGTTCCAGTTGTCAGGCGGTCCTGCTTGATGAAAAAAAGCTGCCGGATGCGCACGAGGAATTAAAGCGCTACCAGGAGCACAACAATTACCCGGTCGATGCCGGTTACAGGAATTTTTTGAACAGGCTGGCAAGTCCCCTGCTGCAGAAGATTCCCGGCCGGAGCCTTGGTCTGGACTACGGGTGCGGCCCCGGACCGGCCCTGTCCGTGATACTCAAAAAAGCCGGGCACCGCGTGGAGCTTTACGACCCATTTTTTTACCCGGACAAAATAGTCCTGGAGCAGAAATACAGCTTTATCACCTGCAGCGAGGTGGTCGAGCATTTTCACCGCCCTTATGAGGAATTTGTCCGCCTGGATAAAATGCTCTGCCCCGGCGGATGGCTGGGGATCATGACCTGTTTTTTTCTGCCCGGACATGATTTCGGGCAGTGGCATTACCGCCGGGACCCCACCCATGTGGTCTTTTACCAGCCGCAGACATTTCACCTCCTGGCCGGGATGTTCGGCTGGAGCTGCGAGATACCTGTCCCCAACGTGGTCCTGATGCAAAAAAACCGGTTTTAG